One Pseudoxanthomonas sp. genomic window, TTGGAGGTGTCCTTCACCAGATGCCAGCTCTCGCTGTCCATCCGCGGGATGCCGCCCTCGTCATGGGTTTCGATCTGGACCAGCACGTAGCCGGGGAAGAACTTGCGCTCGGAACGGCGCTTCTGGCCGGAGCGCATCTCCACGACCTCTTCGGTCGGGACGAGGACGTCGCCGAACTTCTCCTCCATCCCATCGCGCACGATGCGGTCGCGGAGGGCCTGGGCCACCGATTTCTCGAAGCCCGAATAGGCATGGACGACATACCAACGCTTCACTGCGGCACTCTCCTCAACGACCAAAATTCAGGAACAGCTCGATCGCCTTCTGAATACCGAAATCGAAGGCGGCCAGGATCAGGCTGAGGATGATGACGACGATCACGACCACCCAGGTCGTGCGGGTCGCTTCCTCACGGGTCGGCCACACCACCTTGCGCAACTCGAAGCGGGACTCGGACAGGAACTCGCGCGTATCGCGACCCTTGCCGGTCTGCAGGAACACCAGCGCACCCAGCACCAGGCCCGCGACCACCGCCAGCGCCCGTACCGGCGCGACCCACTGGCCATTGAACCACCACCACGCCACCAGACCGGCCACGACCAGCGCAAGCGCCACGATGTACTTGGCGATGTCGCCAGCAGGCGTGGCGGCTTTGGATTGTTCGACCTTGCTGTTCAAGTCAGTTGTCGCTCTTTGGCTCTGGAGGAGTACCGAGACTCCGGACTCCGGGGGAAGGAAGTGGCACGCCAGGAGGGACTCGAACCCCCAACCTGCGGTTTTGGAGACCGCTGCTCTGCCAATTGAGCTACTGGCGTATCGATGTACTACAACCTTCCCTTAGACGGCGAAGGCGGACCGAGGTTCCGGTCCGCCCTTGTCGCTTCATCAGGCCATGGATC contains:
- the secE gene encoding preprotein translocase subunit SecE encodes the protein MNSKVEQSKAATPAGDIAKYIVALALVVAGLVAWWWFNGQWVAPVRALAVVAGLVLGALVFLQTGKGRDTREFLSESRFELRKVVWPTREEATRTTWVVVIVVIILSLILAAFDFGIQKAIELFLNFGR